One window of the Dehalococcoidia bacterium genome contains the following:
- a CDS encoding PHP domain-containing protein, with protein MTASPRLGKADIHLHSRYSDGMMTVRQILDWVEEKTDLDVIAVTDHDDIEGGLRARELAVAGGYRVEVIVGAEISTRDGHVLALFVEKPVRSFRPLEETIEEIRAQGGLCVVPHPLSWLITSVGERALDRAMAHHTPGITALEVANPTIAGRVTRLKVAQLNRTRYGLAETGGSDAHFLPAIGAAYTTFPGRTAEDFRRALLARATAGVEHPGKPERIPVRDLIRQQGRSLVWLPAKRFRRRLAERRAARSA; from the coding sequence ATGACTGCTTCCCCTCGTCTTGGCAAGGCGGATATTCATCTGCACTCCCGCTACTCCGATGGGATGATGACGGTCCGCCAGATTTTGGACTGGGTGGAGGAGAAAACCGACCTCGACGTGATCGCTGTCACGGACCACGACGATATCGAAGGGGGGCTGCGCGCTCGCGAGCTTGCTGTCGCCGGCGGCTATCGCGTCGAGGTGATCGTCGGCGCAGAGATTTCGACCCGCGACGGACACGTGCTGGCGCTGTTTGTCGAAAAGCCGGTCCGGTCCTTTCGCCCCCTTGAGGAGACGATCGAGGAGATCCGCGCACAAGGCGGGCTGTGCGTCGTTCCCCACCCCCTCAGCTGGCTGATCACGTCTGTCGGCGAGCGCGCTCTTGACCGAGCGATGGCGCACCACACGCCGGGGATCACCGCGCTCGAAGTCGCGAACCCCACTATCGCGGGCCGCGTGACGCGCCTGAAGGTGGCGCAGCTGAACCGGACCCGCTACGGTCTTGCGGAGACCGGCGGTTCTGACGCGCACTTCCTGCCCGCGATCGGCGCTGCCTACACCACCTTCCCGGGGCGAACCGCCGAAGACTTCCGGCGCGCTCTGCTCGCACGCGCGACTGCTGGCGTCGAACATCCCGGGAAACCGGAGCGCATTCCCGTTCGCGACTTGATCCGTCAGCAAGGGAGGAGCCTCGTCTGGCTGCCCGCCAAGCGCTTCCGGCGGCGTCTTGCGGAGCGGCGCGCGGCGCGGTCCGCCTAG
- a CDS encoding glycosyltransferase family 4 protein yields MYVGLVTPYDWAVPGGVNRHIESLYRQLVRRGHRAKIIASSSVPVEQFDHPDLIFIGKPYPIPASGSIARIPILFNLDKPVKELLAREQFDIIHVHEPLQGPLPLTVLRFSNAANVGTFHAYSGSRYSTGAMAYYYGQRLLKRWFRKLDGKIAVSEAAAEFVEQYFRGYYNIIPNGIDYDRFAAALPPIPTLADGRPSILFLGRLEERRKGLKYLLRAFRLVKQDWPTARLVVAGGGERARAGYEAWAQRTGLADVLFVGALSEEEKVRYFQSVTLFVAPNTGDESFGIVLLEAMAAGRPIVASNIRGFACVLTHGVEGLLVPPKNEVALAAAISQLLGDPARREEFAQNGRVKARDYNWDRVAERILAYYERILLAKEAARESRRRAAAAPARRSALRRLGSAVAPYVGLGR; encoded by the coding sequence ATGTACGTCGGTCTGGTCACTCCGTACGACTGGGCGGTGCCGGGAGGGGTCAATCGCCATATCGAGAGCCTCTACCGCCAGCTGGTGAGGCGTGGCCACCGTGCCAAAATCATTGCCTCCTCCTCCGTGCCTGTCGAGCAGTTCGACCATCCCGACCTGATCTTCATCGGCAAGCCCTATCCCATCCCAGCCTCAGGCTCGATCGCGCGTATTCCAATCCTCTTCAACCTTGATAAGCCGGTGAAGGAACTGCTCGCGCGCGAGCAGTTCGACATCATCCACGTGCATGAGCCGCTGCAGGGGCCGCTCCCGCTGACGGTGCTGCGGTTTTCAAACGCCGCCAACGTCGGCACATTTCATGCCTACTCCGGCAGCCGCTATTCCACCGGGGCGATGGCGTATTACTATGGGCAGCGGCTGCTGAAACGCTGGTTCCGGAAGCTCGACGGCAAGATCGCTGTCTCGGAGGCAGCGGCAGAGTTCGTCGAGCAGTACTTTCGCGGCTACTACAACATTATTCCGAACGGCATCGACTACGACCGGTTTGCGGCGGCTCTCCCTCCTATCCCAACCCTCGCCGACGGCCGGCCGAGCATTCTCTTCTTGGGGCGGCTTGAGGAGCGCCGGAAAGGGCTGAAGTATCTCCTGCGCGCCTTTCGGCTGGTGAAGCAGGACTGGCCGACCGCCCGCCTCGTAGTGGCCGGCGGAGGAGAGCGCGCCCGGGCCGGCTACGAAGCGTGGGCTCAGCGTACTGGCCTGGCCGATGTGCTCTTCGTCGGCGCTCTCTCGGAGGAAGAGAAGGTTCGCTACTTTCAAAGCGTCACCCTCTTCGTCGCTCCCAACACCGGCGACGAAAGTTTTGGGATCGTTCTCCTTGAAGCGATGGCAGCGGGGCGCCCGATTGTTGCCTCGAACATCCGCGGCTTCGCGTGCGTACTCACCCACGGGGTTGAGGGGCTGCTCGTCCCTCCGAAGAATGAGGTGGCGCTTGCGGCAGCAATCAGCCAGCTGCTTGGCGACCCCGCTCGCCGCGAGGAGTTCGCTCAGAACGGCCGCGTGAAAGCGCGCGACTACAACTGGGATCGGGTTGCGGAGCGGATCTTGGCCTATTACGAGCGGATCCTCCTGGCGAAGGAGGCAGCGCGGGAGAGCCGGCGCCGCGCCGCTGCTGCGCCGGCGCGCCGGAGCGCGCTCCGGCGCCTCGGCTCTGCCGTCGCGCCCTATGTTGGCCTCGGACGATGA
- a CDS encoding CDP-alcohol phosphatidyltransferase family protein yields the protein MKALRPLAARLTAPLLGALARTPITPNQLTVVGAAVNAAVAVVIAVGENRVAGILVLLASAFDLLDGALARASGRVSRFGAFLDSTLDRFGDAALFFGTAWRGVRTGNPLLTLLAFLACVASLLVSYTRARAEGVGAKGEVGLFDRPARIVVLAAGLMTNRLPPALLLITLGAAATVIQRIVAVRQQLSA from the coding sequence ATGAAGGCGCTGCGCCCGCTCGCCGCTCGCCTCACCGCGCCGCTGCTCGGCGCTCTTGCGCGCACGCCCATCACGCCCAATCAGCTGACCGTCGTCGGCGCGGCCGTGAATGCTGCCGTCGCCGTCGTCATTGCCGTTGGGGAGAACCGAGTGGCAGGCATCCTCGTCCTGCTTGCGAGCGCCTTCGATCTCCTCGACGGTGCGCTCGCCCGTGCCAGCGGGCGCGTCAGCCGTTTCGGCGCGTTTCTCGACTCGACGCTCGACCGGTTTGGGGACGCGGCCCTCTTCTTCGGCACGGCGTGGCGGGGAGTGCGCACAGGAAACCCGCTGCTGACGCTGCTTGCCTTCCTTGCCTGCGTCGCGAGCCTCCTCGTCAGCTATACGCGTGCCCGAGCTGAGGGCGTCGGCGCGAAAGGAGAAGTCGGCCTGTTCGACCGGCCAGCCCGTATCGTCGTGCTCGCGGCGGGCCTTATGACCAATCGGCTGCCCCCCGCGCTTCTCCTCATCACGCTCGGCGCCGCCGCCACCGTCATCCAGCGGATTGTCGCAGTCCGGCAGCAGCTCAGCGCCTGA
- a CDS encoding arylmalonate decarboxylase gives MPDVLGYRAKFGVLGPSTNTIVEPDYYMMAPHGVTFHYGRIYIRDQRLGNDEQFEALLVQIREAIEQTVREVMTCEPDYLIMGMSAETFWGGKEGNEAFQRRIEQWSGLKVATGADACRRALAVFNARRLGVITPYQPVGDAQVRRFFTECGFDVVALEGLKCPSAVAIAHVTEDRLRQAILEVNKPDVDAIVQVGTNLSMVRLADEAERWLKKPVIAINAATLWHALRENGINDQMRGFGTLLREY, from the coding sequence ATGCCGGATGTGCTTGGCTACCGTGCCAAATTTGGGGTTCTCGGGCCATCGACAAACACGATCGTCGAACCAGACTACTACATGATGGCGCCGCACGGCGTGACGTTTCACTATGGCCGCATCTACATCCGGGACCAGCGGCTGGGCAATGATGAGCAGTTCGAGGCGCTGCTCGTGCAAATTCGTGAAGCGATCGAGCAGACTGTCCGCGAAGTGATGACGTGCGAGCCCGACTACCTGATCATGGGAATGTCGGCTGAAACGTTCTGGGGCGGCAAGGAAGGGAATGAGGCGTTTCAGCGGCGGATCGAGCAGTGGTCGGGACTGAAAGTGGCCACCGGCGCAGATGCCTGCCGGCGCGCGCTCGCGGTGTTCAACGCTCGGCGGCTCGGCGTTATCACCCCCTACCAGCCGGTCGGCGACGCTCAGGTGCGGCGGTTCTTCACCGAGTGCGGCTTCGACGTCGTCGCCCTCGAAGGCCTCAAGTGCCCGAGCGCCGTGGCGATTGCCCATGTCACTGAAGACCGCCTGCGGCAGGCGATCCTCGAGGTGAACAAGCCGGATGTCGATGCCATTGTTCAGGTTGGGACCAATCTGTCGATGGTGCGCCTCGCCGATGAAGCGGAGCGGTGGTTGAAGAAACCGGTGATCGCGATCAACGCGGCGACGCTCTGGCACGCGCTGCGCGAAAACGGGATCAACGACCAGATGCGGGGCTTTGGGACGCTCTTGCGCGAGTACTAG
- a CDS encoding helix-turn-helix transcriptional regulator: MAEPLTAFCPYFHQAVELIGNRWTGVIIRAMLAGKARFGEIAAAIPGISDRMLSERLKQLEAAGIVVRTVYPETPVRVEYRLTPKGEALAGVVRAIADWSHEWLVPRDELPGRSPSARPG, translated from the coding sequence ATGGCAGAGCCGCTGACTGCGTTTTGCCCCTATTTCCATCAGGCAGTCGAATTGATCGGGAACCGATGGACAGGGGTGATCATCCGGGCGATGCTCGCTGGGAAAGCGCGGTTCGGCGAGATCGCCGCCGCGATCCCCGGCATCAGCGACCGGATGTTGTCGGAGCGCCTGAAGCAGCTTGAAGCGGCGGGCATTGTTGTCCGCACGGTCTATCCCGAGACCCCAGTCCGTGTGGAGTATCGCCTCACTCCAAAGGGGGAGGCGCTTGCCGGCGTGGTTCGCGCCATCGCCGACTGGTCGCACGAATGGCTTGTTCCGCGGGATGAACTGCCCGGCCGCTCCCCCTCAGCTCGCCCCGGGTGA
- a CDS encoding acyl-CoA dehydrogenase family protein gives MTQLRDERATAQSPAHRLLAAASALCDEATAFLRAKCHENGRLSEAKLIEQQQAAHALAHLAIQVEAGRQLLAWADRLAAPPGSLERMIAEAWIARLAGALGGGVSLSAVETVAPFELGIAEGALALLSDRESAQFIDAAGGSEVDDRIAALLAETGSTGRRGLDEALQAVQVQFARFVDERVVPLAQQIHRENSLVPLDLIRELAALGVFGLTVPEEYGGSGFGKLAMVVVTEELARGSIGVGSLGTRSEIAAELILGGGTAAQKRTWLPRLARGEILPTAAFTEPNAGSDLASVQTRAVKVEGGWRIYGQKTWMTHGARADLMTLLARTDPTQPGHRGLSMFLAPKTRGTDDMPFPDEGVAGSEIRVLGYRGMREYEVAFDGFFVPDDGLLGGVPGQGFRQLMATMEVARIQTAARGVGVAQAAFDEALRYARTRVQFGKPIFAFPRIRAKLARAAVLIQAARQLTYYAARRKETGERCDLEAGMAKLQATRAAWEVADAAVQIHGGLGYAEETPVSRIFLDARVLSIFEGTNEIQAQIIARRLLE, from the coding sequence ATGACCCAGCTCCGCGACGAACGCGCGACCGCGCAGTCCCCCGCTCACCGCCTGCTCGCCGCCGCGAGCGCGCTCTGCGACGAGGCGACCGCTTTCCTCCGGGCAAAATGCCACGAAAACGGCCGGCTGAGCGAAGCAAAGCTGATCGAGCAGCAGCAAGCAGCGCACGCCCTTGCCCACCTTGCCATTCAGGTGGAGGCGGGGCGCCAACTGCTCGCCTGGGCAGACCGGCTGGCGGCCCCTCCCGGCTCGCTGGAGCGCATGATCGCCGAGGCGTGGATAGCGCGTCTCGCCGGAGCGCTGGGGGGCGGCGTGTCGCTGAGCGCGGTTGAAACAGTCGCGCCCTTCGAACTGGGGATAGCCGAAGGCGCCCTCGCCCTGCTCTCCGACCGAGAAAGCGCGCAGTTCATCGACGCTGCCGGGGGGAGCGAGGTCGACGACCGCATCGCCGCCCTCCTCGCAGAAACGGGCAGCACCGGGCGGCGCGGGCTCGACGAGGCCCTTCAAGCAGTGCAGGTCCAGTTTGCGCGCTTCGTTGACGAGCGTGTGGTGCCGCTCGCGCAGCAGATCCATCGTGAGAACAGCCTCGTGCCGCTCGACCTGATCCGCGAGTTGGCGGCGCTAGGGGTCTTCGGGCTGACGGTGCCGGAAGAGTACGGCGGCTCCGGGTTCGGCAAACTGGCGATGGTCGTTGTCACCGAAGAGCTCGCTCGCGGGTCGATCGGCGTCGGCTCGCTCGGTACGCGCAGCGAAATTGCGGCCGAACTGATCCTTGGCGGAGGCACGGCAGCGCAGAAGCGGACATGGCTGCCTCGTCTCGCCCGCGGAGAGATCCTCCCGACTGCTGCCTTCACTGAGCCGAATGCCGGCTCGGACCTTGCCTCCGTTCAGACCCGGGCGGTGAAGGTCGAGGGCGGCTGGCGGATCTACGGGCAAAAGACGTGGATGACTCACGGCGCCCGCGCCGACCTGATGACCCTGCTCGCTCGTACCGACCCCACGCAGCCCGGGCACCGCGGGCTGTCGATGTTTCTCGCCCCGAAGACCCGCGGGACGGACGACATGCCATTTCCCGATGAGGGGGTAGCAGGAAGCGAAATCCGCGTCCTCGGCTATCGCGGGATGCGCGAGTACGAGGTGGCGTTCGACGGGTTTTTTGTCCCCGACGACGGCCTGCTCGGCGGCGTGCCGGGTCAGGGCTTCCGCCAGCTGATGGCGACGATGGAAGTGGCGCGCATCCAGACCGCGGCGCGGGGGGTCGGGGTCGCTCAGGCAGCCTTCGACGAAGCGCTGCGCTATGCCCGCACCCGGGTGCAGTTCGGCAAGCCGATCTTCGCCTTTCCCCGCATCCGGGCCAAGCTCGCCCGCGCCGCCGTGCTCATTCAAGCGGCCCGCCAGCTCACCTACTACGCCGCGCGGCGCAAGGAGACGGGAGAACGCTGCGACCTCGAAGCCGGAATGGCGAAGCTGCAGGCGACCCGCGCCGCCTGGGAAGTTGCTGACGCCGCAGTCCAGATCCACGGCGGGCTCGGCTACGCGGAGGAGACCCCCGTCAGCCGGATCTTTCTTGACGCCCGCGTTCTCTCCATCTTCGAGGGGACAAACGAGATCCAAGCGCAGATCATCGCTCGCCGGCTCCTCGAGTAG